One window from the genome of Toxotes jaculatrix isolate fToxJac2 chromosome 17, fToxJac2.pri, whole genome shotgun sequence encodes:
- the ptafr gene encoding platelet-activating factor receptor: MTEMLVLITERGGVTEADYDESTFLDSEFRYVLFPVAYSIIFILGVLANLYVLFVLRCLREAKAMGEIRIYMTNLTIADLLFVCALPFWIGYYSRHGNWVYTDFMCRLTGSLFFINTYCSILFLGAISVNRYWAVTRPLDAASSDHRRRGIVVCVVIWVLTISMAIPFLAFPGTNTDEKNVTRCFEGYQNRTDEQKKGVAATHFAIIGMFFVVFFLVVVCNFLIARVLLSQNPLQSESATIKSRKSSRTLSFATAKPKGVKRRALQMLLAVVGVFVLCFLPHHVIQGPWTLSVLQIKEGWGHVDWHPKTLQAFNDAHQITLLLMGLNCILDPVVYFFATRKFRRFIMAHIKRLGKKDGCSNTVISQISMDSRNQSQRLQSEHHQPEMD, translated from the exons ATG acagaaatgttggTGCTCATCACAGAACGAGGGGGTGTTACAGAAGCGGACTATGATGAGTCAACCTTCCTAGACTCGGAGTTTCGTTATGTCCTCTTCCCTGTTGCCTACAGCATCATCTTCATCCTGGGAGTCCTTGCTAACCTGTATGTACTGTTCGTCCTGCGCTGCCTCCGTGAAGCCAAGGCCATGGGTGAAATCCGCATCTACATGACCAACTTGACCATTGCTGATctcctttttgtgtgtgcactccCTTTCTGGATTGGCTATTATAGTCGTCATGGTAACTGGGTCTACACAGACTTCATGTGCCGGCTGACAGGGTCGCTGTTCTTCATCAACACCTACTGCTCCATCCTCTTCCTCGGAGCCATCAGTGTCAACCGGTACTGGGCAGTCACCCGGCCTCTGGACGCGGCCTCTTCAGACCACAGGCGTCGCGGGATCGTCGTATGTGTTGTCATCTGGGTGTTGACCATTTCGATGGCTATTCCATTTCTGGCATTCCCAGGGACCAACACTGATGAGAAAAACGTCACTCGTTGTTTCGAGGGGTACCAAAATAGAACTGATGAGCAGAAGAAAGGAGTGGCTGCCACTCATTTTGCAATAATTggaatgttttttgttgtcttttttcttgttgtggTTTGCAATTTCCTTATTGCTCGAGTGTTACTTTCTCAAAATCCTCTTCAGTCAGAATCTGCAACAATTAAATCCAGAAAGTCCAGCAGGACCTTGTCCTTTGCAACTGCAAAGCCCAAAGGGGTGAAACGGAGGGCTCTCCAGATGTTGTTGGCAGTGGTGGgagtgtttgttctgtgtttcctGCCCCACCACGTAATCCAAGGTCCCTGGACACTGTCAGTGTTGCAGATCAAAGAGGGCTGGGGCCATGTGGACTGGCACCCGAAGACTCTTCAGGCGTTCAATGATGCACATCAGATCACTTTGCTTCTCATGGGCCTTAATTGTATTTTGGATCCTGTCgtttatttttttgccacaaGGAAGTTTAGAAGGTTCATCATGGCTCACATTAAAAGGTTAGGAAAGAAAGATGGGTGCTCGAACACGGTCATCTCTCAGATCTCTATGGACAGCAGGAATCAGAGCCAGAGACTTCAGAGTGAACACCACCAACCCGAAATGGActga
- the LOC121197707 gene encoding uncharacterized protein LOC121197707 isoform X1, with protein sequence MLFGFFLLFFFCVSTVELQSTLWPIHSTTDTTTVEAKLSPLEVVATPDYPVAEGQTVSLHCSASATPASVNWSWQHLENWTWQAVSSSRDLSLTKPMQSGIYRCCAKSQLSQSVSHNFTVYIIAMKPTVGENLGIAAFVLSILTLIVTVTILCWLAWQRPDHTLTTPKTAAKGFPAPEKAIKGGLPQTESDGDVYMNYTSTNQAYADLDPTNMTGDNLYSSLS encoded by the exons ATGCTGTTTGgcttttttctgctgttctttttctgtgtgagcACAG TTGAATTACAGTCTACACTATGGCCTATACACTCCACTACTGACACAACTACAGTGGAAG CAAAGTTATCTCCTCTGGAGGTGGTGGCCACTCCAGACTACCCAGTTGCAGAAGGTCAGACAGTCAGCCTGCACTGCAGTGCTTCTGCCACACCAGCCTCCGTCAATTGGTCCTGGCAACACCTAGAAAACTGGACCTGGcaagcagtgagcagcagcagggaccTGTCCCTGACCAAGCCAATGCAAAGCGGGATTTACCGTTGCTGCGCGAAGAGCCAGTTATCTCAAAGTGTGAGCCATAACTTCACAGTCTATATCATCGCCATGAAGCCAACAG TAGGGGAGAATTTGGGAATAGCTGCCTTCGTCCTTTCTATCCTGACCTTGATCGTCACCGTTACCATTCTGTGCTGGCTGGCCTGGCAAAGACCTGATCACACACTGACTACCCCTAAAACAGCAGCTAAAG GTTTTCCAGCACCTGAAAAGGCAATAAA GGGAGGTTTGCCACAGACTGAAAGTGATGGAGATGTGTACATGAATTACACAAGCACCAACCAAGCCTACGCTGATCTGGACCCCACCAATATGACTGGGGACAACCTGTACTCAAGTCTGTCATGA
- the LOC121197707 gene encoding uncharacterized protein LOC121197707 isoform X2 — MLFGFFLLFFFCVSTVELQSTLWPIHSTTDTTTVEAKLSPLEVVATPDYPVAEGQTVSLHCSASATPASVNWSWQHLENWTWQAVSSSRDLSLTKPMQSGIYRCCAKSQLSQSVSHNFTVYIIAMKPTGENLGIAAFVLSILTLIVTVTILCWLAWQRPDHTLTTPKTAAKGFPAPEKAIKGGLPQTESDGDVYMNYTSTNQAYADLDPTNMTGDNLYSSLS; from the exons ATGCTGTTTGgcttttttctgctgttctttttctgtgtgagcACAG TTGAATTACAGTCTACACTATGGCCTATACACTCCACTACTGACACAACTACAGTGGAAG CAAAGTTATCTCCTCTGGAGGTGGTGGCCACTCCAGACTACCCAGTTGCAGAAGGTCAGACAGTCAGCCTGCACTGCAGTGCTTCTGCCACACCAGCCTCCGTCAATTGGTCCTGGCAACACCTAGAAAACTGGACCTGGcaagcagtgagcagcagcagggaccTGTCCCTGACCAAGCCAATGCAAAGCGGGATTTACCGTTGCTGCGCGAAGAGCCAGTTATCTCAAAGTGTGAGCCATAACTTCACAGTCTATATCATCGCCATGAAGCCAACAG GGGAGAATTTGGGAATAGCTGCCTTCGTCCTTTCTATCCTGACCTTGATCGTCACCGTTACCATTCTGTGCTGGCTGGCCTGGCAAAGACCTGATCACACACTGACTACCCCTAAAACAGCAGCTAAAG GTTTTCCAGCACCTGAAAAGGCAATAAA GGGAGGTTTGCCACAGACTGAAAGTGATGGAGATGTGTACATGAATTACACAAGCACCAACCAAGCCTACGCTGATCTGGACCCCACCAATATGACTGGGGACAACCTGTACTCAAGTCTGTCATGA